The DNA sequence GATCGCTTGACTATAAGACAAAGCCTCTTAGCAGCCGCCATCCCGGTTGTATTCGAACTGTGGACGTTTTTATCTCTCTCATTTACGATATAAGACATCTTTATTCATATAGCGCTGTCGCAACAGCaaaagctgtaacaaagcactttacagaacaacTACTCCAGCGTTGCGCCTTGTTTGAAGCAattacagatgaaagaggagagttaGTggttcagagacgtcatgctcaagaCGTGCATGACGTCACTCATGTCTATTGAAGGCTTCACGTTTTGCCCGTGATATTTTgatcccccaccccctacccctcAGCTTTGTTTATCCAGAAACGGTAAGTGGGAAAAGGCTGTTATTTACAATGCTTTACATTAATAAAGCTTAAGGCTTAACCCACAACAAATTGTCCTACGTCCATCGATCTAGTTTTGTGAACGCTGAAGAGTTAGCTTATCCTAGCACTAAAGATGTCGAAAACGGAAGCGTTGTAAATGATGTCTCCGATTGTTTTGCTCCCCAACTATCCCGCGAGTTGACTTTAATCAAACAAATCCCCGAAACAATGGAAAACGCgtttaaaatgacacaaatttACTCTTAAAAGTTGAACAAACCATCATCGCCGCTGAcgctggcagccattttgctgcACCACGTGCACAAAACTGACCAATCACAGAGGTCGCACAATATACACAATTGATGACGTTTTCGGCAGACAAGTGGACGAAATTCGTGTACTCTACTGTTAAGTTAAAAGAAATGATGCTATTATTCATGTACTCCATAAAGTGGGAATACGTTGTCACTAGAATTTTTATTAATAGACAAAAAAGTGCGAGGTTGAGACATCATGTATGTGTCCAACGGGCTTTAGGACCCGGAGTGGACTTCCCCTGCGGCATGAGGAAGTTGAAGCGTATGCTGGTGAGTGTGTTAGTGCTAGCATGAGTGTAatttagctcagtttacgaGTTAGTTGTCACCGAGATATTATGCCGTCAAAGTTGACATCACTGAGAGTAAAATGACGTATGCGCAATTTTCATCCTATCCATgatatgacattttatttatgaaatAATTCACTTCATCTACCCTCGTTAGCCACGCGGCTAGTTAGCTCTGAGGACAATGAATGGACGCCTTCCTGGGGAGAGTAGCAACATTGCTGAACTTTCTGCATTGACACTCAACCTATACTGATTCACCAAAGTCGACGACGTGCAAAATTTCCCCTCAAACATAATTTCAATTATGCCtccatataatttttttatgcatCACCCTGAGGTGGTGCTGGTAACATACATGCTGTGTGATGTCTTTTCCAGCTTGCCAACTGCCTCCTGCCCCGGTGAGCATGGCTCAGGGGGCCACAAGGGGGCGACGCTACTTGCGCGCCTTTGTGAGTGGCTTTTTTGTGGCCGTGCCCGTCACCGTTACCGTCCTAGACCGCTTGGCGTACGTGGCCAGGGTGGAGGGTGTGTCCATGCAGGTGAGCCCCCGGAATAATTCGCAACcacatgacacaaaaacaggaaatgaacgCGTGCGTTTTTGTTCCAGCCGTTCCTGAACCCGGAAGGAGCGTCCGAGTGCGACGTGGTTCTGCTGAACCGCTGGAGTGTCAGGAAGTACGACGTCCAGAGAGGAGACATTGTGTCCATCATGTGAGTCCACTCCAAAACGATGGCGTGTTCGCTGACGAAAAGACTTTTCGTTAAAGTAAATGTGAGAACGCCTGTTAACCTTTTTttctggcgaccagtccattcCGCGGCTCGCATTGAACCTTGCTTGCCGTGTGTCTTCACAGGTCTCCCAGGAATCCCGAGCAGAAGATCATCAAGCGCGTCATCGGCTTGGAGGGAGACTTCATCAGGTAGTCGCCATGGAAACCACACTCACTTCCTTTGTACTATTGGATGCTAAGCCATGTGGATCCTCATGGCGGGGGCAAATTTTTTGTGACAGGACTCTGAGCTACAAGAAGCGACATGTGCGCATTCCCGACGGTCACTTGTGGATTGAGGGGGACCACCATGGGCACAGTCTGGACAGCAACACCTTTGGCCCGGTCAGCAAAACCGCCGCATGATCCCCCCCTGTTAGGTTGCGGATGAAACTGACCCGTTGCAAAATTACAATCGAAATGTGGGGCGAATTCTACTTGAACCGTCTGATTGTTGCTCCTGAGAAACTAaactcttgttttgtgttgcggCAAGGTGTCGCTGGCGCTGCTGCACGGCCGCGCGTCTCACATCATTTGGCCTCCGGGCCGCTGGCAGCGCATCCGAGCCCTTCTCCCGCCAAACCGAGCGCCACTCGTCACCCACGAGCACCACCGTGACGATGACGACCAGTGAACGCATCACAAATGAGGCGCCTACTTTTGAGCGCCTCCTGCTGGCGGGAGGCTCTGTGTTCACGCTGACAAGTCAACTCGTCACATTTGCTTCCGACCCGGACCGCATTCGCGTCAACTCGTTTGCTTCTTTGATGGAGAAGTTGTTGTTGCATCGCCATCGTGACTTGTTTCTTTTTATCAGGAGGTTTAGAAATTTGATCACGTTTGATCAGCATCACTTTGACTTTTTCTACACCAACACCTCACTTTTCCTGACAATGAATAAAGTTGACATGACGACAGCTCATGAAACTAAACTGGTTCTGAATTcacttattctatttttttatttttctatttaatttttttgaagaTGAACACAGAAGTAGCAAAGTGGCATCCAAAGCTGGCATTTTAGAGGTGCAATTAGAAAACGCAGGGAGAAAtagtaaaaatgtaaaacatcaaACATTTTGCTTAATGgggtatatattaaaaatggaTTTTGCCCTGTTTTTTGATAGAGATCTGAACTGCGTACAACttgtttacataaaaaaattgaatatattTAAATCCTTTTTTTAATACTATTGATGGTTATATAATCTGACTACATCTTAACATTACTGTACGTTTAGTTGTGATTCTCCATAATATAATACAGGCAATAATACATAGTTAGATGCTATTCTCTGGATTACAACCGTACAAATGTTCGATCCTCGATGTTAAATGCTTGAAGTAACTATGAAGAAGCCACGAGCTTCTCCTGTTACATACTGCAATGGGCGAAACGTAGTTTGTCCTTTCGGAGTTGCCGTTGCAACACGTCATCATCCTGCGCAGGCCCCCGACGCTTAGTTGTGATTCTCCATAATATAAACAGGCAATAATAAATAGTTAGATGCTATTCTCTGGTTTACAACCGTACAAATGTTCGATCCTCGATGTTGAATGCTTGAAGTAAATATGAAGAAGCCACGAGCCGCTCCTGTTACTTACTGCAATGGGTGAAACGTAGTTTGTCCTTTCGGAGTTGCCGTTGCAATACGTCATCATCCTGCGCAGGCCCCCGAGCAGATCTGGCCGCCGAGCCTGATATCCGCACCAGTGACACGGGTGTGTGGCTCAATGTGTGACGATGTCGTCTCCCATTCGGGAGTCGACTCTTCTGGGCGTTTGCGACGGCGAGCTGGACGACCTCACGTATCCCTCGTCCTTCCTCACCAATAAGGTGGGCGGGCTTCCAGATGTCGTACCGGGCCTACCCCGCGTGTTTCCCCGTTGCGAGTGCTGCTCGGCCCCGCTGGTCCACATGGTGCAGGTGTACTGCCCCCTAGAGGAGTCGCCCTACCACCGCAGCCTCCAACTGTTCGCTTGCCAGGCCGCCGGATGCGGCGGGCGGCAGGACAGCTGGACGGCGCTGCGCTCGCAGTGCCTGGTGCACGACGGCAGAGCGGCGCAGGCGTCCGGCGATCCGGCGCCGACGAAGGCGGCTCCTCTGTCGGTTGGTGACTGGTGTGACTCCGCAGATGACTGGGGCATGGACGACGACtacgaggaagaggagaagaaaGACATCCACAAACCTGTCCCGGAGGACGAAAAAGGTAACGAGGCGAAATGACACCGAACGAAGTTTGCCTCCTAATGCATCACATTTGATGGCCGCCAGGGGGCGGAAAAAACACTTTGACTTACGAATCGATATGAAAATCCAAATTATTTTAGTATAATAGTTGCCGAGACTCTATTCGAATGttacaggaaaacaaaacacactgcTGTAATTTCTTAgctcaattgattttttttaacggcaAGTTAGAAATGATATAGGCCAGTGTTTACACGTCGTTTTACTTGACGCTCGTGCCATATTTGGAGAGTCGTTATTCAGATACGTCAATTTCtctgtcacttaaaaaaaaatcaaataaagttaTCACTGTTGTGGTTCCAGAGGACGTCATGAGCAGCCAACTGGACGCCCTCCATCTGGCAGAGCCTCCACCAGATGTCCCTGTTCTGCGACCTTTCTTCATCAGTGTGGTGGACGAGGAAGATGCGCGGGGCGAAGACAACGAGGAGGAGCGGTCGCACGCTGAGCAACTGTTGAGGGACTACGAGCGGAGGGAGGGAGCGGTGGCGGTCCAGCCTGACGACATCGGCGGCGGCGAGAAGTACGAGAAGAGTCGAGCGCATCATGGCGACCATCACTTCTCCAGGTTCCGCAAGAGGATCTCGATGTGTCCTCAGCAGATCCTGCGTTATCGTCGCGGCGGGCGACCGCTCTTTATCTCGGAACCGCCGGCCAACGAGCGGCCGGCGGCGTCGGCGTGCGCATCCTGCGGCGGCCCGCTGACGTTTGAGCTGCAGCTCATGCCGGCGCTAGTCAATATGTTATCCTGGAAGGACGCGGCCGGCGACCGGTCGCAGCCCGATTTTGGAACTGTGCTGGTCTACACCTGCGCCCGTAGCTGCTGGACATCCTCGGAGCGGCGACCCATCCGCGAGGTCTGCTTGGTCCAGATGGATCCGGACCATCAGCTCTTTAAATGAAAGGGGACTGGTCGCCTGCACGTGGACCTCATgagttatgattattattatttttcttttttgtctggaCCTGGGCCTCGATGCTCATCCGTCACCTGGAAATTGTAAAATGAGACTTTTATCACGCAGCACAGCAGTCACATGACACAGCAGAGGCACACAAAACAGGAAGCGGCGTCGAAAAGTCGATCGGAAGGCCACGTCGGCGAGTTGGAAGCCTTTTGGGCCGGCTGAGCTAGCGCGGCCCGCCGCAGAAGGCAAAGAGGGCGTCGCCGCACTTGGAGTCCCGCCCACTCTGCTGCGGCGGCTCGGCGCCGCTCGGGCTGCACGCGTCTCTGCCGATGATCTCGTTGACTGCGCACAGATGGGAAGTCatgggtgagaaaaaaaaatggcgggcctcaaataaagtttggaattatttttatgttattatttttttttcttttctggtgCGGCAGCGACACGTTTTGATATGGAAACACGCTCGAGTACCAACATgtcaaaagtcagcaaaacatcGCGGCTAGCTTGCGAGCGCAAGTCAACTAGAGAAAAACAAGATGGCGTACGGGCAGGATGTGGTTTTACCGTCGTCCAGCGTGAGCTCCTGGAGTTCCGGCAGAGACGCCGCGGCCGCCGCCGGGGGCGTGTCCTCCACTTCGCGTTCGACGTCCAGCCTCTGCGCCCACCCTCGATGCCAAGGCGGCTCGCCCGGGGTTTGACGGAAGGCTGATGTCGGCTCCCGTTTGAAGATGGCGGCGGGGGGCTCTCCCGGTAAGTACGTGAAACTCTGCAGGGCGCTTCGCCTTCTTTTGCCGTTGGACACGTAGAAGAGCACGTGCACGGGAACGCTCGTCTCACGCTGGTACGCGGGGATGGCCACCGTGAGGCtggactgacacacacacacacacacacacacctgataagatgggggggggggagtattggACGTCCAGATGGTCGAAATCCACTTACACCGCTGCTGGTTTGAGGCACAGTTGCGGCGTCCGTCTCCCAGAGGACACGCCCATCTGGCAGGAAGGGTGCGAGTGAGGACACGCCCCTCGTTAGAGCTCATACTTGACGAGAGCTCACCAGAACTTTTCTCCAAGAAGATCACTCTGGAGCGGGACGACAAGTTGGAGCCGAGGATGACCAACGGCCGTCCTCCTTCCCGCCGGCAACTGCCGGGCGTAAAGCCGTCCACGCGAGGGAGGTCCAGACCCGAACGCTGCGCTGCAAAGCGTGACGGCGCGGCGTCAATGGAAGCCGACGGCGGCGAGGAGGAGGCGAGGCGGCACTCACAGCACTCGATGGGACGCGAGGATGTCTGGAGCCACAGCGTCCACCCGTCCGACCGCGGCACGGCCACTCGGAAGGCCGCGCGCACCCGCGTGTTCTTCCTGCCCGCGTCCGTCTCGCCTTTCTTGAGCTCGATGTCGGCGTTGCGCAGCTTCAGGATTCCCGCGCAGTCGATGCTGGATAACACAAAACAAcgctttgatttttattttttcaattttacttttcttttgacCCTTGAGTTCTGGGCGGGCGGCCCTTTGACACAGAtgcctttcaaaaaaataaaaattgatcaaGTTGAGTGCGCGTCTCGAGCGGCAtcgtaagatggccgccggtgACTTGACACAGATGTctttcaaaaattaaaaattgatcAAGTTGAGCATGCGTCTCGAGCGGCAtcgtaagatggccgccggtgACTTGACACAACAGAtgcctttcaaaaaataaaaattgatcaaGTTGAGTGCGCGTCTCGAGCGGCAtcgtaagatggccgccggtgACTTGACACAGATGTctttcaaaaattaaaaattgatcAAGTTGAGCATGCGTCTCGAGCGGCAtcgtaagatggccgccggtgACTTGACACAGAtgcctttcaaaaaataaaaattgatcaaGTTCAGCACGCGTCTCCAGCGGCAtcgtaagatggccgccggtgACTTGACACAtgcctttcaaaaaataaaaattgatcaaGTTGAGCGCGCGTCTCGAGCGGCAtcgtaagatggccgccggtgACTTGGCACAGAtgcctttcaaaaaataaaaattgatcaGGTTGAGCGCGTCTCGAGCGGCAtcgtaagatggccgccggtgACTTGGCACAGAtgcctttcaaaaaataaaaattgatcaaGTTGAGCACGCGCCTCGAGCGGCAtcgtaagatggccgccggtgACTTGACACAGAtgcttttcaaaaaataaaaattgatcaaGTTGAGCGCGCGTCTCGAGCGGCAtcgtaagatggccgccggtgACTTGGCACAGAtgcctttcaaaaaataaaaattgatcaaGTTGAGCGCGCGTCTCGAGCGGCAtcgtaagatggccgccggtgACTTGACACAGAtgcctttcaaaaaataaaaattgatcaaGTTGAGCGCGCGTCTCGAGCGGCAtcgtaagatggccgccggtgACTTGACACTGAtgcctttcaaaaaataaaaattgatcaaGTTGAGCACGCGTCTCGAGCGGCAtcgtaagatggccgccggtgACTTGAAGTCTCGCTACGAGAGGTAAGCGGCATTCTTTGTCCGTTTTTTTGCGATCGTCACGGCGGCTTACGTGGCAGTCATGTCGCCGTCGGGCGTCAGGGGGATCTCCAGGACTTTGGTCCCGTCCAGCGTCTTCTCCCGGCAGGTGGTCCTCACCGTCTTACCCGTCACGCGGTGGACTTGATAGAAGGCGTGCGGGCGCAGGGGCTGGCGCTCGTCCGCCGTGCCCATGAACAGGAGCAGAATGGCGGGGGGGCGCCAGCACGGTCCGCTCAGCTGCGCACAAAACCCCCGCCGGAGACGTTCACGTTCGCCGAGTCGACCTAAGCCCCGCTGCTCACCTTGACTCTGGGGTGTCCTCCGTCGTCGGCCTTGATGGCCCCTCGGCTGCCCTCGGTCTCGTAGTGGGCTCGGTGGTACGGCCGAGGCTCCGCCTCCACGCTCAGCCGGTTGGGCCCGAAGCCGCTCGGGAGAGGAAAGTCCAgaggcggaggagacgaggctCTAAGGGAAAACAAGAATCACTTAACcaaccgtgcatgtttttgcccCGTGGGAGGAActcagaatacccggagaaaagccacgcgggaACGGGGAGAATCAATCCCAGAATGGGATGAGCTGTCCGCTCATGAATGGGAATGACGCGTGAATGACATCAGAGAGTCGAGTACCTGAAAAGGGGCGCGGCTCCCGCTTCGGGGGCGGTCCAGCCGAAGTGGGCGGGCACCCGCAGGAAGCGCTCCGCCGGGCCACCAAATGGGGGAGCCCCATCGCTACTCG is a window from the Hippocampus zosterae strain Florida chromosome 3, ASM2543408v3, whole genome shotgun sequence genome containing:
- the immp2l gene encoding mitochondrial inner membrane protease subunit 2 isoform X2 gives rise to the protein MAQGATRGRRYLRAFVSGFFVAVPVTVTVLDRLAYVARVEGVSMQPFLNPEGASECDVVLLNRWSVRKYDVQRGDIVSIMSPRNPEQKIIKRVIGLEGDFIRTLSYKKRHVRIPDGHLWIEGDHHGHSLDSNTFGPVSLALLHGRASHIIWPPGRWQRIRALLPPNRAPLVTHEHHRDDDDQ
- the pdcd2l gene encoding programmed cell death protein 2-like, coding for MSSPIRESTLLGVCDGELDDLTYPSSFLTNKVGGLPDVVPGLPRVFPRCECCSAPLVHMVQVYCPLEESPYHRSLQLFACQAAGCGGRQDSWTALRSQCLVHDGRAAQASGDPAPTKAAPLSVGDWCDSADDWGMDDDYEEEEKKDIHKPVPEDEKEDVMSSQLDALHLAEPPPDVPVLRPFFISVVDEEDARGEDNEEERSHAEQLLRDYERREGAVAVQPDDIGGGEKYEKSRAHHGDHHFSRFRKRISMCPQQILRYRRGGRPLFISEPPANERPAASACASCGGPLTFELQLMPALVNMLSWKDAAGDRSQPDFGTVLVYTCARSCWTSSERRPIREVCLVQMDPDHQLFK
- the immp2l gene encoding mitochondrial inner membrane protease subunit 2 isoform X1, with the protein product MCPTGFRTRSGLPLRHEEVEAYAACQLPPAPVSMAQGATRGRRYLRAFVSGFFVAVPVTVTVLDRLAYVARVEGVSMQPFLNPEGASECDVVLLNRWSVRKYDVQRGDIVSIMSPRNPEQKIIKRVIGLEGDFIRTLSYKKRHVRIPDGHLWIEGDHHGHSLDSNTFGPVSLALLHGRASHIIWPPGRWQRIRALLPPNRAPLVTHEHHRDDDDQ
- the LOC127597925 gene encoding nuclear factor of activated T-cells, cytoplasmic 3-like; this translates as MSSAKCGEELEFGLIFEEDSRQNEGLRHHARMPPWPAEPAYGTPGSPQPLHCPSIHITAIGAADGNVDSGGRVRLGSEAAWSGDQLYLPDDPCYRDTPLCPSPCSSPSSRSWMSELSSCDSFSRAVDEDADGDVRNGALLLLPGSPGSGGGGGGEFGVELWRQKYQNGQKPARFSPTLSPYQSPQHSPGASVGEDTWIRRPHSRSTSPCGKRRHDDDADDFPRSPSPRRSPDVTAGASPRGNEMDDIWAGFLEPDVPTKTRKTSGTRPGAPVGYSPPEEASSDGAPPFGGPAERFLRVPAHFGWTAPEAGAAPLFRASSPPPLDFPLPSGFGPNRLSVEAEPRPYHRAHYETEGSRGAIKADDGGHPRVKLSGPCWRPPAILLLFMGTADERQPLRPHAFYQVHRVTGKTVRTTCREKTLDGTKVLEIPLTPDGDMTATIDCAGILKLRNADIELKKGETDAGRKNTRVRAAFRVAVPRSDGWTLWLQTSSRPIECSQRSGLDLPRVDGFTPGSCRREGGRPLVILGSNLSSRSRVIFLEKSSDGRVLWETDAATVPQTSSGSSLTVAIPAYQRETSVPVHVLFYVSNGKRRRSALQSFTYLPGEPPAAIFKREPTSAFRQTPGEPPWHRGWAQRLDVEREVEDTPPAAAAASLPELQELTLDDVNEIIGRDACSPSGAEPPQQSGRDSKCGDALFAFCGGPR